Part of the Juglans regia cultivar Chandler chromosome 14, Walnut 2.0, whole genome shotgun sequence genome, AATTTCAAGAATGCTCCAATCAGATTGCAGAAAAATCTCGAAAGCGTTCCAGGCCATTTAGTTGGCAGCGTTGCAGAAAACGAAGGCATTTAAATTCTGAAGAAACCAATGTTAAGACCTCTTTTGCTACAAGTCAGTACAAAGATGGCTTTTCCCAGGGGCTCCAGCCTGGAGGGATTGCAAGCTTAAGTCATCCTGGCATGGTGATTCCATATTTTGTTGCCATGTGGAGATACTTTCACAGTATTGTATTTGTTGAGTCTTTGTATACATGAGTTATACTTGAGGGGTTTTCTTtctatcttataaaaattattgctACTTTCTTTGATGGTTTCAAGTTCCTATTCTTTTAAACTTGTTGATTCGGATGTGGcctttttgttttgattgttattctttttaatttttgtttttagtttccTCTCTTCTTAACCATGTTATCTGTTTCTAACTTTCTATGGGTGTCTGTGCACTTGGCGTCATGCACAGAAAGAGACTGAGAGTGAGAAAAGATGCCACTGGTAATATAACAGTGGTTGAGTGTGAAAAATTGTTCCAAAGGACAAGAGGGATATGCTGTGGGTCAGCTTTAACAGAGAGGCTGAAGTATAATTTGgtcaatttcttcttttctcataTGTAAAGTCCTATGGTAATCTCGCATTGTTGTGTTTCCTGAAATATTTAAGGTTaccataaaaactaaaatttggtTGTTATATACCCTTACCAGGAAGATTGACCGACTTTATGCCTTGTACAATAAGCCTTTTGATATCTTTCATTGAAACGATTTTGTTTCTACAGTGCTATTGCGGTTTCTTTAGTTttttgacttattttttttgccttttggaTATGATCTATGTGTAGATGCCATGGGAATGCTCTTGTTCTTTAGGAGTGCAAGCTCCCCAGTCCCTGGTAGTTGCCAAAGGGGCTCATATTAACAGGCAATCCATGTTTTATGACTTGCAATCTTATTCATCAGTTTTTCCTCGAAAGCGTATCCGTCCATTTAGTTTAAACGTATGCCATTAATTTGTCATCTTTGCATGTTAAATTGATTTGCATTTTCTGTTGTCTTCACCTTACTTTATAGCTCCTCAATCAATCAGAACTGTTTGATATGTTGTCCTTTGGTAGTCATCTCATCTGTCTCTATTTTATACTctattctttgtttctttttgtgtCATGAGGTTATGCATTCTTATTTGCCAAAGAACCATGGTTACTTTATAAGCATGATGTTATGATCTGCTGTTTATGCCTTTATCGGGTGTAAAAGAATACATTACCTTAATAATCTTCAGATATACTAAGTTCTCTAAAGCCCAATTTTTCTGATGCAAAGTTTCTTATTGGCAATATCTATGGCCTATCTGAACTAAATGCGGGTGTTCAGTCAGCGCCAAGCTTCCCGATTAGTGGCTTTAATCTCACCGGATATCCCTGCCTGTAAGAAGCGAGAGCAATTTTTCATTACGGAATTTTTTGTCGTCATATGATATCTTTTATATCTATTTAGTGATTTTCATGGAAAAATGTGACCTTTTGTGGTTGGCCCGTATATTAATTTCAGTTTGGTCTCTGCACTCTAATTTTCTTATCACTGTCGAATATTCAGTGCATAATTCATTTAAGATACAGAGCCCTTAGCctattattactaataaaatctcttgattaccgataaaaaaagaagaagaaagatacAGAGCCCTTAGTTTCCTTTGCTTGACACAGTAGGAGAGTTTTGCTGGAGATGATTCCAAACTTCCAATTTTATACTAATTTCATTGTTAATGGGTCAGTGAAATTCTTGTGCTAGAACCTCACAGCCAATGCCAACTAGTTTGTGTTTTGCAAAAGACTTTGAATAGAAATGATGATTACTACTACCATGAGGTTTTTCAGATGGTAGCTGTGCTGTGTATTAGAACACAGGTGCATGTAAAATTTTACGGAACTATAAAATTGTGAGGAAAAAACTGGACATGTTGTGATCATATTAGGGCTATAAAACTTTCACTCAAGCCcatgtattgattttttattttaatctttcttTTAGTTTCTAGATTGTAGTGTTTATACTTAACAGCTTATTTTTGGTTCTTCAGGTACAACTCACTTGTTAAGTTTCTTAAGAGTCTCATACGCAGGATGCATCGTTGCCAACATTTCAGATTATTGGATAAACATTGTGTTGTTCCAGCAGTGAACAGTCATTCTACTGGAAAATCTTGCACCATTGTTGAGGTTAGTATTGGGACGCTTGAGAGGTGTATCAGGTGTATGAAGGCATAGGTGATTTTAGCGATTACTTGATGTGGTTATATGCTGTGCAgattactgtacatttttaacaCCTTGGTGCATATGTGCACACCTAGACCTAGATAATTCTGCAAATTGAAATTCTGCAGCCATGCatgcaaatttatttattttttccggGAGGGTGGGGGAGTGGTCTTTATTAAATGGGAGAGCTCATTATAGCATTGCACACAGTTTAATGCCAATTCCAAAAGTTATCTCAGTGATTTAAATACTTCTAGCTTGTTCTGAGAGTAATGCAATACTTCACTTTTCATTTCAGGGGGATAcgataaggaaaaatatttcagaGAATTCTCATGGTTTTGAATCTGCAAATTGTGAGGAAACCCTGAACACAATCAGGCCTCAGTTTGAGGCACATAAGTCTTATTGCTCAAAAACCCAGGTAGTGTCCTTTATATGGGCAGTTATCAGGAGTGTAGTTCCTCCAGAGTTGTTAGGAACATCTTATAACTGGAGAATGCTAAGGAGAAATATTGCCAAGTTTATTCGCCTTAGAAGATTTGAGAAATTCTCATTGAAGCAGTGCATGCATAAATTGAAAACATCGAGGTTCCCGTTTCTATCGACTCTACATTTGTTGCCTAACGGCTTAACAAGGTTGAATGATGCCGCAAATATTTTGAAACACAATCTTTTGCAAAGCTGGATCTTTTGGCTCTTTTCATGTCTAGTGGTGCCACTTGTGCAAGCAAACTTCTATGTCACTGAAACTGAGCATGGAGATCAAGAGGTATATTTTTATAGGAAGTCTGTTTGGGTGAAGTTGATGAATAGGGCCATCACTTGCTTGAAAGGTCAGAACTATCTTGAATTGGATGTTCCAGCTGTTAGAAATATTATAAGCAAAAGATTGTTTGGTTTCTCAAAACTCAGACTTCGTCCGAAAGAGAATGGAGTGAGGATGCTGGCAAATCTGAAGGCATCATCAAGATTGCCAGCACAGGAGTCCTCTTTGGAAGATCAATCATTTGGAATGCGTAGAAATGGAAAATTTAATCTGAAGAAAGTTAAATATAATCATTTCAAGTCTGTAAATTGTGTTCTTCGTGATACATATGCTGTTTTAAAAGGTCTGCAGTTGGAAGGACCGGAGATGTTAGGATCATCAGTTTTTGATTACAATGAGGTATATAGAAAGTTATGTCCATTTTTTATTGGTCTGAAGAATGGATCAACAATAATGCCTCgcatatttgttgttgtttctgATGTGTTAAAAGCATTTGATTCAGTTGATCAGGACAAGCTGCTTAGTGTAATGAATGATATCATACTGAATGATAAATACCTTCTTAGACAGTCTGACCAGGTAGTGTGCACGAAGAAAAATCCGTGGGTTCATAAAAACCTTTTGTTGGTTAATCAAAATATCGGCATTACAAGAGTCACACCCTCTGTTCCCTTTCAATCACTGCATACTGTGCTTGTTAATCAGGTACTTTTTCCAGTAACCCTATGAGGAACATTGCTGGTTGAATTTATTTGCATAGACCTTTTCTATTTTGATTGGATATGTTAGAAATTActgctttcttttttataagcttAATCACTTAGTCTCAGCTTTTACTAACCGAGATAACTACTGCCTACAAACACAATGCTTGTTTGTCTCATGATACGTGCAAGATACAAAATAGTCCTTAGCAATCCTGTAAGCACCTTGAGCAATATTTTGAATTGACCACTATCCTTTATATCTTTCTGATTACTAGCTTTGCAAACCAGGGGGAGCAatgcaccattttttttttttttgtgggaagAAGTTGTTTTTTCGTTGGAGTGCTCAAGTTTTGATGTTCAAATGAAGCTCTACCACatgataattgttttttgtgtttggaaAAGGGCCATTTAGATCTAGCATTAGTTCAGTCATGCTTTGACTTCAATCAGCTTTCCTTGGTCCCTATTGTGCTCACCCGCCAGCCATATGCAGCCTATGTCAACTGTGTATTAACGTGCTTAAAAGGGGATGAAGAATGAAGCTTTTCAGCTCCCTGTTGTGAGGCAAATTTACCACGCATCCAATTCACTTCAGCAGATCTTTCTATCATGTCATATTGCTCCTCTTTGATGCATCCTATGTTCTCTGCTATCATCCACTAAAATTATAACCGTCCCTTCATCTGAAGTTGGTGTTAAATATTAGACACAAACCAAAAATTGTGATCACTAACAAGATATGAATCTCTACTCAGTTTGGTCCAGTGAATCTCCTGAGAGTCACTACATGGTAACATTATGTTACCAATATACACAACAGGGGTTGTGTTTCCATTTCTAAGTTTGGAGATTGTATGGTGCACCTAACTATGCATAGAAATTTATTTGATTAGAGCCTGAACAAGTCAATTTCACTTtctcttatcaaaaaaaatttcactttCATGTCTACTCACTTTTCTTTCACCTTCTTATACATGAAAACCTAGGGGGTGGTCTTTTATGTGCTTTTCCCTCCTTTTTTCATGTGGTACCATTGGATGGCCAGTTTTATGACTTCagagaattaattttttaaaaagaaagcgAACTGTACACATCTTTTtcattcactattttttatgtAATGTTATGTAACGTTTTGTATAGTTTAAAAGGTAAATCCTGCTTAAttcctatatataatacttttacttgtaaaaaaaaaaaaatccagctTAATTCCTATAAATTGATTTTGCTGTAATCTTCAAGGAATAGACATTGCTTAATATTGCAAGAAATTGAAAGTCATATCATCCTACTGGACTCCACAAGTAGGTGTCAACTGAATAAGActggacttttttttataagtaaaataggaCTATAGACTTTTAAAGTGTAAACATGAAATGCTTTGTTGTGTCTTTTTATACTTGTAAACAAATAACATTTCTTCTTACAGGAGTGGAGCAGATACGTGAAAAAAGAAGAGCTATTTTTCACCCTAAAGGAACATGTTAAGTTCAATGTGCTGCAgtttaataaaaagttttacTTGCAAGGTTTAGGCATTCCTCAAGGAAGCATTTTGTCATCTCTGCTTTGCTCTTTATACTTTGGACATCTGGAAAGGAATGTGATCTTTCCATTCCTTGAGAAAACTTGTGAATGTACTGCTAAAAATTTACCTAGAGGACATATTTATCGTGATGCTTCAGAACAGGAAAGCAGTGTGGATAAGTTTGACTCACCCCTGAATTATATACTCTTAAGATTTATTGATGACTTCCTTCTTATTTCAACTTCAAAGAAGCAGGCCACTAGCTTCTTTTCCAGGTTGCAAAGAGGATTTCGAAATTACAACTGCTTCatgaatgatgataaatatggtCTCAATTTTGATAATGGATGCATATCAGGGGTTCCATCAAACAGGGTTTCTGAGGGTGAAGATGGCATTTCATTCCTTCGATGGAGTGGGTTGCTTATCAACTGCGGCACTTTAGAAGTTCAGGCAGACTACACGAAGTAAATTCTCGTATATTTTTCCAATTTGCTTTGCTATCATTTCACTCGCCAGATGCATCTTATGATCTTGTATTTGGAGAGTgcaattttgtttattggtgAACTGTACCTTGAGATGCTAAGATTGGGGAGTTGGGACCATATCATAGACTGTTGAACAATGTCCAAATCACAATCTTGTTACTCACTAAGCTTTTGATCGCTTGATAATGTTTACTAGTTTTGTTCTACAAATTATTGATGTATAGCAGTAGTACTGCCATTAGCTTTGGAGACTTTTAACAGCTGTTGGTAGATTTGTTTTCCAGTTTCACCCTTTTTGCTCCAAGCCGTTTTACTTTTGAAGGTTCTTCTAGCAGTTGCTTGATTTAATTGGATCCAATTCCTATCAGGTTTCCTACCAGAATTTGTCAATACCACATGGTTAgcaacttttattaatttttttctgatttaaaACCTTAAAACTGCAAGAAAAGTGATATCCGACCCTATTTAAAGCTTGATTAGTTTACTTTTCTCATTGTTTGCCCTATTAGATTGATGCTAGGTCTAATTGTTTGCCTCACAAGCTAGGGTTTTGGGCTtggatcattttattttcatatttcattgGTTTGCTATTGGAGCTCTGCATATTCTAACAGGACCTAaagttttgttttccttttgtaaaGATTGAATGTACTATTCTCAGTTATATGAAAgtcaactttatttattttttaacttaccAAAAAAAGGGAAGTTAAGTTTCTTCCTCATGTAACGTTCTCCATATACTTAACAGGTATCTGAATAAGCATTTAAGTTCAACTCTTACTGTCTGCTGGCAAGGTAAACCAGGCCGTAATCTGAAGGAAAAACTGTGTGGCTTTATTAGACCTAAATGCCATCCTATATTCTTCGACTCGAATATTAATTCAGCAGCTGTTGTCAGATTAAATATGTATCAAGCATTTTTGCTATGTGCAATGAAGTTTCACTGTTATGTTCGTGAATTGTCGTACATTTGCAAACTTCACACTGGATTCTATGTAAGCATTATTGAAAGATCTTTGAGGTATGGAAGTACTTCTTGTTATGATCTTATAGTGTATGTGGTAATCAAAGCTGCAGTTTTCATGTACTGATTCTAATTTTTACTTAGCATTGATGCAGCTCCATGTAGCTGCCATGCAAACTTATTGAATTGTTGTCTATGCTTTTGATACAAGTCTTTTCAGTTAACATccataaaatctaattatttctGTTGATTGGTGTaaggtatatgtatgtgtgCATAAAGAGACGGATGCGATCTGCATACCGTGGTTCTGATTTCCGACCAACTTTTCAAGTGGAAGAGGGAGAAGTTGAATGGCTTGGATTATATGCTTATATCCAGGTATTGAAGAGAAAAGAATCTCGGCATAAAAAGTTGCTATCTACACTAAGGTGCAAGTTCGCACAGAGAATGCCCGGGAGTGTGCCATCTCAACTAAAATATGCAGTTACTGCCTCACATTCCTCCTTAATTTGGAAAATTCAATACTAAATTCTTGGAGGTATGTCACAAATGGTATAATGATTGAACTGTTTTGTTCCCATTTTTCATATCACTAGTGCAACTATCGAAGGACTATGAGAATTATACTAAAGTTTATTTTGTAATTCCTTTTCCTTTAGCATAGATGCATACTTGAGTTTGTTTCTCTAAAATATTAGCCGGATATTGCTTTGCTCCAAGTTTACAAAGCAGCATCCGAACCCTCTGGTACACATGCAGACGCATCCATAGGAAGAACTGGCACATTCGATCATTGGTCAATCACAGACCACTCGATTGAATGTTTTGTGTTGTTTTCTCATGTTTCATTGAGAAATTGGGCGTTGGAATAGATACAATCTTCTAATAAGCAGGAACGAATGAGGCTGAGTTTGTGCCTATCAGAAGTGCATGCACCTGAGGATGAAATCATGAAACTGAAGCTTTCTGTGGCTTGCCAATTGTAGCAATCATCGTTTTGGTGGATTTGTAAAACAGAATGTGTTGAGTGTTCTGAGTTCAGAGCTATTGAGCATTCTTTCTTGGATGCTCTTCTTGATCAGCAGTCCATGATGGTTGtatagtatgatttttttttttcctggtttttATATCTTTATTGATGTGAGATGTTCAAGAAGATATAATGTTCGGTGACTCTGGCCATGTGACatccaatatatatttagtagtttttatttataaaaatatatatatttagtagttttttatttaataagataCTTATGTACTCGATACTTATGTACTCGACCGTCCAATATTCAATATTACTAGGGTCTCAAATCCTAAAATTCAATGCTATTGCTTtcctaaaaggaaaacaaatcacGCTATTGCTAGTTTTAGATGGCACAAAATAATCATCGCAAACTCACCTTCTCCGcttatgtaaaatttatctaaaacgGGAGAATGCTATGTTTAGATGTCAatactatctcaactcattttaaatcaattattgatggtatttactattttattttatttttataaaaagttaaacccatctcaactgACTTcctatattcaaataaatatctcaacctatttatatttaaacacattttaatggaatctataaaatattaccatttattaagattgtaaataattCAGTTTGGTGCGACAAAATTGACTGGACCGAAATTTTCTCAATCAGACCGAATTCTGGACCGATCGGTCTTGGTCCCAAAATATGTGGACTGATGAAATTCAGCCTGGTCTTAGGTCTACAAATTTTGGATCGGACTAGACCGAATATGATcgaatatatttaaaatatttttaatagtttaatatattatttttataaaacaattatataagttaatgatgtaattttcatataatttattatcattgaccatatacaatataaaaatatatatgctatcaattaataataaattataaatcatgtgataatttatgtcattatatgtaaatagttaatacatcatacattcatacatactttactatt contains:
- the LOC109001539 gene encoding telomerase reverse transcriptase isoform X3, which codes for MRPRSLISTLTAAGLKLKSIVRRAIEMKTYDKAMSSNVVCDSYDKINHSSPIMELLSSSAWCLLLQRVGDDVMFYLLNHTSVFLPLPNKKHRQVAGPPISKLCYEFSKRRPESQYPHTSLIHCGSKKKRPLVEDHSSFSVAQKLSSSPSVDDPSSSVSWDGSNASSSIRSFTRLYREKHSQMNLLKADTAITGTGTNDTRDSDDEFQECSNQIAEKSRKRSRPFSWQRCRKRRHLNSEETNVKTSFATSQYKDGFSQGLQPGGIASLSHPGMMPWECSCSLGVQAPQSLVVAKGAHINRQSMFYDLQSYSSVFPRKHILSSLKPNFSDAKFLIGNIYGLSELNAGVQSAPSFPISGFNLTGYPCLYNSLVKFLKSLIRRMHRCQHFRLLDKHCVVPAVNSHSTGKSCTIVEGDTIRKNISENSHGFESANCEETLNTIRPQFEAHKSYCSKTQVVSFIWAVIRSVVPPELLGTSYNWRMLRRNIAKFIRLRRFEKFSLKQCMHKLKTSRFPFLSTLHLLPNGLTRLNDAANILKHNLLQSWIFWLFSCLVVPLVQANFYVTETEHGDQEVYFYRKSVWVKLMNRAITCLKGQNYLELDVPAVRNIISKRLFGFSKLRLRPKENGVRMLANLKASSRLPAQESSLEDQSFGMRRNGKFNLKKVKYNHFKSVNCVLRDTYAVLKGLQLEGPEMLGSSVFDYNEVYRKLCPFFIGLKNGSTIMPRIFVVVSDVLKAFDSVDQDKLLSVMNDIILNDKYLLRQSDQVVCTKKNPWVHKNLLLVNQNIGITRVTPSVPFQSLHTVLVNQEWSRYVKKEELFFTLKEHVKFNVLQFNKKFYLQGLGIPQGSILSSLLCSLYFGHLERNVIFPFLEKTCECTAKNLPRGHIYRDASEQESSVDKFDSPLNYILLRFIDDFLLISTSKKQATSFFSRLQRGFRNYNCFMNDDKYGLNFDNGCISGVPSNRVSEGEDGISFLRWSGLLINCGTLEVQADYTKYLNKHLSSTLTVCWQGKPGRNLKEKLCGFIRPKCHPIFFDSNINSAAVVRLNMYQAFLLCAMKFHCYVRELSYICKLHTGFYVSIIERSLRYMYVCIKRRMRSAYRGSDFRPTFQVEEGEVEWLGLYAYIQVLKRKESRHKKLLSTLRCKFAQRMPGSVPSQLKYAVTASHSSLIWKIQY
- the LOC109001539 gene encoding telomerase reverse transcriptase isoform X4, whose product is MNIHTHIVRRAIEMKTYDKAMSSNVVCDSYDKINHSSPIMELLSSSAWCLLLQRVGDDVMFYLLNHTSVFLPLPNKKHRQVAGPPISKLCYEFSKRRPESQYPHTSLIHCGSKKKRPLVEDHSSFSVAQKLSSSPSVDDPSSSVSWDGSNASSSIRSFTRLYREKHSQMNLLKADTAITGTGTNDTRDSDDEFQECSNQIAEKSRKRSRPFSWQRCRKRRHLNSEETNVKTSFATSQYKDGFSQGLQPGGIASLSHPGMMPWECSCSLGVQAPQSLVVAKGAHINRQSMFYDLQSYSSVFPRKHILSSLKPNFSDAKFLIGNIYGLSELNAGVQSAPSFPISGFNLTGYPCLYNSLVKFLKSLIRRMHRCQHFRLLDKHCVVPAVNSHSTGKSCTIVEGDTIRKNISENSHGFESANCEETLNTIRPQFEAHKSYCSKTQVVSFIWAVIRSVVPPELLGTSYNWRMLRRNIAKFIRLRRFEKFSLKQCMHKLKTSRFPFLSTLHLLPNGLTRLNDAANILKHNLLQSWIFWLFSCLVVPLVQANFYVTETEHGDQEVYFYRKSVWVKLMNRAITCLKGQNYLELDVPAVRNIISKRLFGFSKLRLRPKENGVRMLANLKASSRLPAQESSLEDQSFGMRRNGKFNLKKVKYNHFKSVNCVLRDTYAVLKGLQLEGPEMLGSSVFDYNEVYRKLCPFFIGLKNGSTIMPRIFVVVSDVLKAFDSVDQDKLLSVMNDIILNDKYLLRQSDQVVCTKKNPWVHKNLLLVNQNIGITRVTPSVPFQSLHTVLVNQEWSRYVKKEELFFTLKEHVKFNVLQFNKKFYLQGLGIPQGSILSSLLCSLYFGHLERNVIFPFLEKTCECTAKNLPRGHIYRDASEQESSVDKFDSPLNYILLRFIDDFLLISTSKKQATSFFSRLQRGFRNYNCFMNDDKYGLNFDNGCISGVPSNRVSEGEDGISFLRWSGLLINCGTLEVQADYTKYLNKHLSSTLTVCWQGKPGRNLKEKLCGFIRPKCHPIFFDSNINSAAVVRLNMYQAFLLCAMKFHCYVRELSYICKLHTGFYVSIIERSLRYMYVCIKRRMRSAYRGSDFRPTFQVEEGEVEWLGLYAYIQVLKRKESRHKKLLSTLRCKFAQRMPGSVPSQLKYAVTASHSSLIWKIQY
- the LOC109001539 gene encoding telomerase reverse transcriptase isoform X1, which codes for MPEKRWIPQVLWRLFGNRARTLASTIVALLPPPLPSPAECPCKGLRCLGCSGSNAMSFLSRPEDPEDYLKLLNRCFIVVPDDAPALSHFHPHCRWSQAQIVRRAIEMKTYDKAMSSNVVCDSYDKINHSSPIMELLSSSAWCLLLQRVGDDVMFYLLNHTSVFLPLPNKKHRQVAGPPISKLCYEFSKRRPESQYPHTSLIHCGSKKKRPLVEDHSSFSVAQKLSSSPSVDDPSSSVSWDGSNASSSIRSFTRLYREKHSQMNLLKADTAITGTGTNDTRDSDDEFQECSNQIAEKSRKRSRPFSWQRCRKRRHLNSEETNVKTSFATSQYKDGFSQGLQPGGIASLSHPGMMPWECSCSLGVQAPQSLVVAKGAHINRQSMFYDLQSYSSVFPRKHILSSLKPNFSDAKFLIGNIYGLSELNAGVQSAPSFPISGFNLTGYPCLYNSLVKFLKSLIRRMHRCQHFRLLDKHCVVPAVNSHSTGKSCTIVEGDTIRKNISENSHGFESANCEETLNTIRPQFEAHKSYCSKTQVVSFIWAVIRSVVPPELLGTSYNWRMLRRNIAKFIRLRRFEKFSLKQCMHKLKTSRFPFLSTLHLLPNGLTRLNDAANILKHNLLQSWIFWLFSCLVVPLVQANFYVTETEHGDQEVYFYRKSVWVKLMNRAITCLKGQNYLELDVPAVRNIISKRLFGFSKLRLRPKENGVRMLANLKASSRLPAQESSLEDQSFGMRRNGKFNLKKVKYNHFKSVNCVLRDTYAVLKGLQLEGPEMLGSSVFDYNEVYRKLCPFFIGLKNGSTIMPRIFVVVSDVLKAFDSVDQDKLLSVMNDIILNDKYLLRQSDQVVCTKKNPWVHKNLLLVNQNIGITRVTPSVPFQSLHTVLVNQEWSRYVKKEELFFTLKEHVKFNVLQFNKKFYLQGLGIPQGSILSSLLCSLYFGHLERNVIFPFLEKTCECTAKNLPRGHIYRDASEQESSVDKFDSPLNYILLRFIDDFLLISTSKKQATSFFSRLQRGFRNYNCFMNDDKYGLNFDNGCISGVPSNRVSEGEDGISFLRWSGLLINCGTLEVQADYTKYLNKHLSSTLTVCWQGKPGRNLKEKLCGFIRPKCHPIFFDSNINSAAVVRLNMYQAFLLCAMKFHCYVRELSYICKLHTGFYVSIIERSLRYMYVCIKRRMRSAYRGSDFRPTFQVEEGEVEWLGLYAYIQVLKRKESRHKKLLSTLRCKFAQRMPGSVPSQLKYAVTASHSSLIWKIQY
- the LOC109001539 gene encoding telomerase reverse transcriptase isoform X2; amino-acid sequence: MPEKRWIPQVLWRLFGNRARTLASTIVALLPPPLPSPAECPCKGLRCLGCSGSNAMSFLSRPEDPEDYLKLLNRCFIVVPDDAPALSHFHPHCRWSQAQIVRRAIEMKTYDKAMSSNVVCDSYDKINHSSPIMELLSSSAWCLLLQRVGDDVMFYLLNHTSVFLPLPNKKHRQVAGPPIRSKKKRPLVEDHSSFSVAQKLSSSPSVDDPSSSVSWDGSNASSSIRSFTRLYREKHSQMNLLKADTAITGTGTNDTRDSDDEFQECSNQIAEKSRKRSRPFSWQRCRKRRHLNSEETNVKTSFATSQYKDGFSQGLQPGGIASLSHPGMMPWECSCSLGVQAPQSLVVAKGAHINRQSMFYDLQSYSSVFPRKHILSSLKPNFSDAKFLIGNIYGLSELNAGVQSAPSFPISGFNLTGYPCLYNSLVKFLKSLIRRMHRCQHFRLLDKHCVVPAVNSHSTGKSCTIVEGDTIRKNISENSHGFESANCEETLNTIRPQFEAHKSYCSKTQVVSFIWAVIRSVVPPELLGTSYNWRMLRRNIAKFIRLRRFEKFSLKQCMHKLKTSRFPFLSTLHLLPNGLTRLNDAANILKHNLLQSWIFWLFSCLVVPLVQANFYVTETEHGDQEVYFYRKSVWVKLMNRAITCLKGQNYLELDVPAVRNIISKRLFGFSKLRLRPKENGVRMLANLKASSRLPAQESSLEDQSFGMRRNGKFNLKKVKYNHFKSVNCVLRDTYAVLKGLQLEGPEMLGSSVFDYNEVYRKLCPFFIGLKNGSTIMPRIFVVVSDVLKAFDSVDQDKLLSVMNDIILNDKYLLRQSDQVVCTKKNPWVHKNLLLVNQNIGITRVTPSVPFQSLHTVLVNQEWSRYVKKEELFFTLKEHVKFNVLQFNKKFYLQGLGIPQGSILSSLLCSLYFGHLERNVIFPFLEKTCECTAKNLPRGHIYRDASEQESSVDKFDSPLNYILLRFIDDFLLISTSKKQATSFFSRLQRGFRNYNCFMNDDKYGLNFDNGCISGVPSNRVSEGEDGISFLRWSGLLINCGTLEVQADYTKYLNKHLSSTLTVCWQGKPGRNLKEKLCGFIRPKCHPIFFDSNINSAAVVRLNMYQAFLLCAMKFHCYVRELSYICKLHTGFYVSIIERSLRYMYVCIKRRMRSAYRGSDFRPTFQVEEGEVEWLGLYAYIQVLKRKESRHKKLLSTLRCKFAQRMPGSVPSQLKYAVTASHSSLIWKIQY
- the LOC109001539 gene encoding telomerase reverse transcriptase isoform X5; the encoded protein is MPEKRWIPQVLWRLFGNRARTLASTIVALLPPPLPSPAECPCKGLRCLGCSGSNAMSFLSRPEDPEDYLKLLNRCFIVVPDDAPALSHFHPHCRWSQAQIVRRAIEMKTYDKAMSSNVVCDSYDKINHSSPIMELLSSSAWCLLLQRVGDDVMFYLLNHTSVFLPLPNKKHRQVAGPPISKLCYEFSKRRPESQYPHTSLIHCGSKKKRPLVEDHSSFSVAQKLSSSPSVDDPSSSVSWDGSNASSSIRSFTRLYREKHSQMNLLKADTAITGTGTNDTRDSDDEFQECSNQIAEKSRKRSRPFSWQRCRKRRHLNSEETNVKTSFATSQYKDGFSQGLQPGGIASLSHPGMMPWECSCSLGVQAPQSLVVAKGAHINRQSMFYDLQSYSSVFPRKHILSSLKPNFSDAKFLIGNIYGLSELNAGVQSAPSFPISGFNLTGYPCLYNSLVKFLKSLIRRMHRCQHFRLLDKHCVVPAVNSHSTGKSCTIVEGDTIRKNISENSHGFESANCEETLNTIRPQFEAHKSYCSKTQVVSFIWAVIRSVVPPELLGTSYNWRMLRRNIAKFIRLRRFEKFSLKQCMHKLKTSRFPFLSTLHLLPNGLTRLNDAANILKHNLLQSWIFWLFSCLVVPLVQANFYVTETEHGDQEVYFYRKSVWVKLMNRAITCLKGQNYLELDVPAVRNIISKRLFGFSKLRLRPKENGVRMLANLKASSRLPAQESSLEDQSFGMRRNGKFNLKKVKYNHFKSVNCVLRDTYAVLKGLQLEGPEMLGSSVFDYNEVYRKLCPFFIGLKNGSTIMPRIFVVVSDVLKAFDSVDQDKLLSVMNDIILNDKYLLRQSDQVVCTKKNPWVHKNLLLVNQNIGITRVTPSVPFQSLHTVLVNQEWSRYVKKEELFFTLKEHVKFNVLQFNKKFYLQGLGIPQGSILSSLLCSLYFGHLERNVIFPFLEKTCECTAKNLPRGHIYRDASEQESSVDKFDSPLNYILLRFIDDFLLISTSKKQATSFFSRLQRGFRNYNCFMNDDKYGLNFDNGCISGVPSNRVSEGEDGISFLRWSGLLINCGTLEVQADYTKYLNKHLSSTLTVCWQD